CGAAGCGCGAAGGCCGCGCTCGAATATCTGATCGGCGCGGCCGTGCGCCAGCAATTGCAGCGGCCGAGGCTGGCGCGGCTGCTCGATATCGAAGAAGGCCGCCCCGCAGTGCGCGGCGAAGTGGCCAAGCCGGAACTGGAACGCATGGCTACCGATATCATCCGGCGCGCAATCCCCCGACACGCGTATCCCGAAGTCGCGGCGGGCGATCTCTTCGCGATGGTCAAAGGCATGGTCGATGCCGCCGGCGAACGAGGCGAGACGGATATCGAATACCTCGAATATCGCGTGCGCGCCGCGGTTTTCGGCTATCTGTCGAAGACGCGCGCACGCTGAATGTGAGCAAACGGATGTGCTGTAACGGGCAATGGTCGGTCAAACCGCTATACGTATGCGGGTTTTACGTGCCCCGAGATGCGTGCGCAATGCGAGTTGGCGAATGTGAGCATCTGCTTATATTCTGAAGTCCTCGGCGAGTGTGGCAAAGGGCCACCGCCAACGACAGAGAGACCGACGATGACCGACATTACTCAAAGCATGAAGCTCAATCACCTGAGCTTCCCTTCCGCCGATACGGCCGCGACGGCCCGTTTCTTCGAACAGTATCTGGGCTTCACGATTGCAGGAACGTGGGAGCAGTCGTACATATTGAAGCGCCCCGGTTATGACGTGGTGATCGATCACACCAGCAACGAAGTCCCCGTGTGGCCCGCGAATTTTCATATCGGCTTCGAACTGCCGAGCCTCGATGACGTTCACGCGCTGTACGAGCGTTTCAAGGCTGACGGTGTGCACATGGAGACGGAAGTCTTCAACAATGGACGCGGCTCGCGCTTCTTCTGCCGCGCGCCGGGCGGCGTGATGTTCGAGATGAACACGCGTCGCGATGCTGCGCCGGAATATCGCGGTACGTTCGATAACTGAGTTTGCTTCGTCGTGTGCAGACGAAAAAGCAATTCAGATGATCAGGTATCCGATGTGTTTAACCGTTAAATGGAATTCACATGACAAGCACACTGACCAGTATTCCGCTTGCGCCGCTGCTGGATCGTCTGTTCGACGAGGCGGCTTCCCTGTCACCGTCGACGAACCCGGCGGTCGCCGCGATTTCGCCCGAAGTGCTGAAGCTGATTGAAAGCCGTTTGAGGCCGGGTTCGCTGATCGTCGCGGACAACGCCGATTTCAGCCCCGACTATCTGGCGCGCGTGCGTTCGCCTGCAAACGGCTATCTGTCGACGGCAGTCAGCGACGACGTCGAGGTGTCGATGAGGCTTGGCTGAAGCGTGAGAGATGAAGCGTGAGAGATGAGGCGTGAGAGATGAAGCGGGCTGGCCGCTGCAGTACAAAACCGTGCACTTACGGACGCCAGGCTGGCATTGATCGTGAGCTTGCATGCTCGTAGTTTTATGCAGGTACGCACAGAGATCACGTTACCGTTGCGCGCGTCAGGCCCGGCCTATGCGCTGCATCGGTATCGACGTAGCCAGGAGCAACATGATGATGACCGTACCCACGCTGATGTTTCTCATCGCGCTTTTCGCGCTAATCGTGGCCATGCACCGCGGCGTGGCCCGCAAGGCGGATGCGCGGCTTCGCGAACAGTTCGAGGCGCAAGGCCCACGCGGTGACGTCTCGCGCCTGATGATGCGCGAGTCGGGATATAGCGTCTGAGTTTCTGCACAGCGCCCGGTATATCCTCTTTGTCCGCCAAAACACAGGTTCCAGCTGGCGGAGTTCCGTTAGGCCTCCTTGTGGCGTCTATGCTTGATCGGTGCATTTGCACGATCCGAGCAAGGAGGTGTGTGATGAGACCCGCGCTATGTGTCGCTGTCGTCGGCATGCTTTTCGCAGTCCCGCTGGCGCATGCCGAGTGCTCGCACGATACCGTCTTTCTCACGCTCGGCGATCAGATTCGCGGTTATTCAGCGCGCGCCAACGGCGCGACCGAACCGTGTCAGTTGCTGCAAGGGCCGCTCACGACGCTGATGTCGGCAGGGGGGACGGCAATCGACAAAAAGGATGCCTTCCACGTTGCGCAGTTCGGCAACGATGCAGTCGACATCTTTCCGCGCAACGCCGAGGGCAATCAGCCACCCGGTCGCTCGTTCACGTTGCCGATGACAAATGATCTGCCCGGTATAGCGGTGGATTCACGCCTCAACGACTTCGTTCTGAGCGTACGTCCGTCGACGGCGGGCGTGATGGTCATTCCCGTTCACAGTTCCGGGCCGATACCGAATCCCGCCCGCATCAACGATCCGAACATCACTCACTATCAGAGCGTCGCGATCGACGGCGACGACAATCTGCTGATTGCGGGTTATGACATACAGGGAACAGTGGTTATCGACACGTTCGGCACGAGCCGAAGCGTGACCGCGCCACCGCTGCTGCGCAGCATCACAGGTCCCAAAACTGGCCTGTTTCCGGGCCGCAACGTCTTTTTCTCACAGATCGCTACGTCGATCGCTGTCGATCCTCATACGGACGAATTGTTCGTCTACAACACGACGGCCGATGCAAGCCAGGTCCAGGTAAGCATTTTCGCTGCCAAGGCGAATGGCAACGTGAGCCCGCTACGGACAATCAGCGGTCCGGCAACGGAAATTGTCGGCCAAAGCTTGCCGCCGCCGGGCAACAGGATCGCCGTGTCCGCAGACGGACGTCTCTTCGTCGCCGTGCCGAACCGGCGCATTCTCGCGTTCGCGCCGGGAGCGAAGGGCAATGTGGCGCCGTCGCAGATTATCGAGGACTCCACCTCCGGTCCCGACTCTGCGGGATCGATCGCCGTCCGGTCGGGTCGACGCGAGCGACAGGATGACGACGGCTGCTGGAGGAACCCCGGATCTCCGCACTAGTCGCGGAATGTCCGCTACTGAATCAGGCGCAGTTCGCTCAATCCACCGGCAATCTGATTGAAGATTTTTTGAAGCGCGGCGTTGTCGGGCGCGTGGAAGTAGTGCGCGGAATTATCGTCATTTGTTGCGCAAGCAATTATCAGAAAGAATCGGTCAAAAGTGCCATCGACTGGGAAGCAACAGAGGATCAACTTAGGTCGAGTTGTTTTGGCAATTCGCCGAGTTGCCGGAACACCGAAAGCCAGTCTTCCAGATGCCATGTCTTTTCGATCAGATCGCCGCGCAACTGATGAAACGAATGAATGGCGAAACGCACTTCCTTCGATGTCGCCGCAATGCCCAACAGCTTGCCCGTTTGCGTGCCCGTCACCTCTGCCCGCACGCCGACGCGGTCGCCGTGTATCAGCAGATCGAGGATGTGGATTTTCATGTCGGGCATCGCCGAAGCAATGTTCTCGAACATTTTGGTCATCTGTTCCGGACCGGGCGCTGCGCCAGCGGGCTCGGGCAGATATTGCCAGTCGGGCGTGACGACCTGGCGCAGCAGCGCCGTGTCCTTCGCCGAAAACGCGGCATAAAAGCGCTCGATCGTGTCACGTATCGTTTGTTCGCTGGCGAGGGACATGTGTGCGCTCCATAGATGGAAGGTGTGACACGTGCGTGTCATTCCCGGGTCGTCTTGCGCTCCTGGGGCAGCGGCTGCCGCTCGGCGCCGCGTTGCGTCGGCGCGCGCGTGCAGGCGTCGGGCGGTGTCGGATCGGCGACGTCGTTACAGCAGCATGCGTACACGGGAAACCCGTATGCGTTGGTGCGCACGACAGTGGTGGGCCCGTGCAGCGGACAGATGGCGTTCATGGCGCCTCCTGCAAATCATCGGTCGATGCGGTCTATCGTACACGCGACGCGCGAGTTCAGCAGTCGAGCGGCGGGCTCACGGCATCCTGAACCGTGCGCGCGGAATCTCCGCGACGGCGGTGATCTCGATCATCAGATCCGGGTGATAGAGCCGTTCGATCTGCACGGTGGTCGTAACGGGATAAAGCGCGCTAAAAAACTCGGCACGGATATCGCCTGTCGCCATGAACGCTTCGATATCGGTTGCATAGTGGACAAGGGAGATCACGTCTGTCATGTTGCCGCCCATCGCCGCGAGCACGTCGCGGATATTCTCGAGCACTTTGCGCACTTGCGCGCGCATGTCGCCGGGTCCCGTCACGCGACCGTCGATGTCGAGCGAAACCTGGCCCTTCAGATGAACGATCTGTCCGTCGCCTTGCACGACGGCCATGGAGAACGCACCGAACGGCTGCCACACGCCAGCAGGATTTATCGCATTGACCATGGTTCGTGCCGTTGGATGAAGGGGCGGCATATCGGCTGCCTTCAGGATAGAGTACGGGATATTTCGCGCTCCCCGC
This Paraburkholderia sabiae DNA region includes the following protein-coding sequences:
- a CDS encoding TetR/AcrR family transcriptional regulator — translated: MNERSSPKRLRPRKTPTQSRSEETVATIVEAAAQILETEGFDGFNTNAVAARAGVSIGSLYQYFPGKDALTVALIRRETQRFHEDVSVALTLRSAKAALEYLIGAAVRQQLQRPRLARLLDIEEGRPAVRGEVAKPELERMATDIIRRAIPRHAYPEVAAGDLFAMVKGMVDAAGERGETDIEYLEYRVRAAVFGYLSKTRAR
- a CDS encoding VOC family protein, translating into MTDITQSMKLNHLSFPSADTAATARFFEQYLGFTIAGTWEQSYILKRPGYDVVIDHTSNEVPVWPANFHIGFELPSLDDVHALYERFKADGVHMETEVFNNGRGSRFFCRAPGGVMFEMNTRRDAAPEYRGTFDN
- a CDS encoding NHL repeat-containing protein translates to MRPALCVAVVGMLFAVPLAHAECSHDTVFLTLGDQIRGYSARANGATEPCQLLQGPLTTLMSAGGTAIDKKDAFHVAQFGNDAVDIFPRNAEGNQPPGRSFTLPMTNDLPGIAVDSRLNDFVLSVRPSTAGVMVIPVHSSGPIPNPARINDPNITHYQSVAIDGDDNLLIAGYDIQGTVVIDTFGTSRSVTAPPLLRSITGPKTGLFPGRNVFFSQIATSIAVDPHTDELFVYNTTADASQVQVSIFAAKANGNVSPLRTISGPATEIVGQSLPPPGNRIAVSADGRLFVAVPNRRILAFAPGAKGNVAPSQIIEDSTSGPDSAGSIAVRSGRRERQDDDGCWRNPGSPH
- a CDS encoding ester cyclase, with the translated sequence MSLASEQTIRDTIERFYAAFSAKDTALLRQVVTPDWQYLPEPAGAAPGPEQMTKMFENIASAMPDMKIHILDLLIHGDRVGVRAEVTGTQTGKLLGIAATSKEVRFAIHSFHQLRGDLIEKTWHLEDWLSVFRQLGELPKQLDLS
- a CDS encoding RidA family protein, which translates into the protein MVNAINPAGVWQPFGAFSMAVVQGDGQIVHLKGQVSLDIDGRVTGPGDMRAQVRKVLENIRDVLAAMGGNMTDVISLVHYATDIEAFMATGDIRAEFFSALYPVTTTVQIERLYHPDLMIEITAVAEIPRARFRMP